The genomic stretch TACGCGCTCCTGCGAGACCGAACTCGCTGACGTACGTGCGCTTCCCGTGGCGCTCGTCCGAGCCCTGGGGCTTGCCGAGGGCGTCGTCGGTGCCGGTCACGTCCAGGATGTCGTCGACGATCTGGAAGAGCACTCCGAGCTCGGCACAATACGGGCGCCAGCGGTCGGCATCCGCGCCGCTGAGCAGCGCGATGCATTGGATCGAGGCGCCGATGAGGCGTCCGGTCTTCAGCGCGTGCAGCTCGCGGAGGTCCGGGTGGTCGGCCGAGACGTCGAGGTACTGGCCGCCGACCATGCCGTTGACGCCGGTCGCCGTGGCGAGGTGGGCGAGCGCGTCGATGACGCACTGCGGATCGCCCGTCTGGTGCGTCAGGACGTGGCGGAACGCCTCGGCGTAGAGGGCGTCGCCCGCGAGGATCGCGACGTCCTCGCCGTACGCCACGTGGCACGTCGGCCGCCCGCGGCGCAGGTCGTCGTCGTCCATCGCCGGGAGGTCGTCGTGGATGAGCGAGTAGGTGTGGATGAGCTCGAGCGCGGCGGCGAGCGGCAGGACCTCGCGCTCGTCGCGGCGCAGCGCCCGCGCGGTGGCGAGCGCGAGGACGGGGCGGATGCGCTTGCCGCCCGCGAGCAGGCTGTAGCGCATCGCCTCCTCGAGGCCCTCGGTCGGGGTGCCGTCCGTGAAGCGCAGCTCGGCGAGGTAGTCCTCGACGAGCCCCCTGAGATGCTCGGGGTACTCGCTCAGAGCGATCGGGCGGTGCTCGTGGTCACAACAGGGCCCCCTGGCCGGGCGGCGGCGGCTCGCCGGCCGCCTCGCGGGCGCGGCGGTCGAGCTCGGAGCCCGCCTGCGCGGCGAGGGCGGCGCAGTCCTCGACGAGCGTCGCGGCGGCGTCGGCCGAGAGCTCGCCGGAGCGAAGCTGCTCGGCGGCGCGGTCCAGCCGTTCGATTAGGCGATCGAGGTCGTTCATGGGGTGCAATCCTCGCGCATCTCCCGGAGGGCAGCGGCGAGGATGCCGTTGACGAACTTCGGCGCCTGCGCTCCGGCGTACGTCTTGGCGGTCTTCACGGCCTCCTCGATGGCCCCCTCGGGCGGGATCGGCGCATCGCCCGGAACCGCGTCGGGATGCAGGATCTCCGTCAGCGCGACGCGCATGATCGCCTTCTCGAGCGGCGCGATCCGGTCGATCGTCCAGCCCTTCGCATGGCGAGCGATGATCGCGTCGGCGTCCTCGCTGTAGTCCTCGGTCGCATGGGCGAGCGCGCGGGTGAAGATGGGCGCGTCGCGTTCGAGCGTGTCCGCGAGCGGACGTCCCGTCAGATCGTGCTGGTAGACCGCGAAGACGGCGGCGCGGCGTTGATCGGAACGGCGGGCCAAGGGTGCTCGGGCGGCTTCGGCTTCCGCGCGGCTAGGCGCGCGACATGTAGTCGCCGGACGCCGTCTGGACCTTGACGCGATCGCCGACGTTGACGAAGAGCGGGACCTGCACGACGGCGCCGGTCTCGAGCGTGGCGGGCTTGTTGCCGCCGCCGGACGCGGTGTCGCCGCGCAGACCGGGCTCGGTGTCGGTGACCTCGAGCTCGACCGACGACGGGAGCTGCAGGTCGCTCGGCTGGTCGTCGATGAAGAGCACGTCGACCTCGTCGCTCGGCTTCGTCCAGCGCAGGGCGTCCTTGACCGCCGGCTCGGGGATGGCGAGCTGCTCGTAGCTCGCGCTGTCCATGAAGTGCGCGTCGGTGCCGTCGGCGTAGAGGAACTGCATCTTGCGCGCCTCCGTGCGCACGGCGCGGAACTTCTCGCCCGCGCGGAACGTGCGGTCGATCACGTTGCCGTCGGAGGCGCGGCGCAGCTTCGTGCGCACGAACGCGCCGCCCTTGCCGGGCTTGACGTGCTGGAACTCGAGGATCTTGAAGACGGTCCCCTCGACGTCGATGTGGTTGCCGTTCTTGAACTGGTTCGTTGAGACCATGCAGCCCCAAGGGTACTTCGCCCGCCGCGAGCCCGGATCCCGCGGACGCGACGGGGATGCCGGACTCCGGGCATCGCCGCGTCGGGGGTGACCTCGAGCACCACCCCGACGCCGTCGACGAGGTCGTCGCGGTCGAGCCCGGGCCGTACCTGCGCGAGAAGTGCGCGCAGGCCGCCGCGCTCACTGCGCCGGCCGCCCCGCGAGCCGCCGTGCGCGCTCGATCGCGATCCAGCACGCCACGGTGTCCTCCGGGGTCGCGTCCAGGCGCTCCCACCAGGGCCACAACGCGTCCTCGAGCGCGTCGGCGAGGTCGATCCGCTCGTAGCGGTGGTCGCCGACGTAGTCGATCGCGTCGGCCTCCGGTCCGAGGTGCAGGTACCGGCGGGTGGCGTGGTGCTTGTAGGCGTGGTAGGCCACACCGGCGCGCGTCCGCAGCTCGCACATCCACATCCACGGCCACATCAGGTCCTCGCCGACAGCGAGCTGCAGCGGGCCCCAGTCGGGGCGGTCGAACTGGGCGAGACGGGCGGTGACGTAGCGCTTGCGAGGCATGCCGTCACGGTGCCGGGCAGCGCGTGCCCGAACAACACGCGGACGTGACAAGTCAGCGACGGGGGCGCGACAACTCGAGCCGGTACTCGATCAGCACGAGGTCCGGCCCCGGCGCGTGGAACTCCTCGCCCGCCGGCTGCCAGCCCTCGCGCTCGTAGAACCGCCGGGCCCGGCCGTGCGCGGCCGGCGTGAACAGGCGCATCGCCGCGAAGCCGCGCTCGCGCGACGCCTCCACCCCGGCGCGGTGCAGCACCCGCGCCAACCCGCTCCCCCACTGATCGGGGTGCACGAAGAGGTTGCGCAGATGCGCGAGCGACGCGTCGTCGACCGGCATCCCCGAGAGCGCGGCGGGCAGCACCGCGATCTGCCCGACGAGCGCACCGTCCCGCTCGGCGATCAGGCACCAGTGCTGCCTGCTGCGCAGCAGCCGCCGCACGTGGGCGACCTCCTCGGCCATCGGCGGCGGCTCCCAGCCGGCGGGCGCGAACGCGCGGTACCCCGCGAACCCGTCGATGACGCACCGGCCGAGCGCCTCGGCGTCCTCGACGGTGGCGGCACGCAGCGAGACGCCCGGCGGCACGCTCGCAGCTGAGACGGGCATGTCGCGGACCGTACCCGCCCGAGCGCTGTCGCAGGCGGGCGCGCCAACGCGGCGGGACGGCGCTCCCCGGCCACGATCTCGCGCCGACGTCTACGGTGCCGTCATGCTCCACCGCTCGCTCGGACACTCCGGCCTCGACGTCTCGGTCATCGCGCTCGGCTCCTGGCAGACCTACGAGCGCATCCCGCGCGAGCAGGGCGCCGCCGTCCTCAACGAGGCGCGCGCGGCGGGCATCGACTTCCTCGAGGTCGCCCGCTACAACGACATGACCGGCACGGCGCCGATCCCGACCGGCTACTCCGAGGTCGTCTTCGGCGAGGTCTTCCGCGCGTCGGACTACGGCCGCGACGAGGTGACGATCGCGGGCAAGCTGTGGTGGGAGTTCTGGCCCGAGCAGGACGCCGCGCAGGAGCTCGACGCCTCGCTCGAGCGCACCGGCCTCGACCACCTCGACTTCATCTACTCCGACCCGCCGCCGGCGGAGCTCCCGCTCGAGGAGGTCGTCGCCCAGATCGGTGCGCTGCTCGCCGCCGGCCGCGCCCGCGCGTGGGGCATCGTCAACTGGCAGGCCGACCGCCTGGCCGAGGCCGGCCGGATCGCCCGAGCGCAGGGCGTGCCGACGCCGTGCGCCGCCCAGCTGCCCTACAGCCTCGTCAGCCGCGACTGGGTCGAGGGCCAGGCCATGGTCGACGCCCTGCAGGCCTGCGAGGCGAGCGTCGTCGCGTCGTACACGCTGGCCGGGGGCATCCTCACCGGCAAGTACGCGGACGGAGCGGCGCAGGGCCGGATGGCCGGCGAGCTCGGCGACGAGCGCTGGCGGCCCGCCCGAGCGGCGGCGCAGGCGCTGCGCGAGCGGGCGGCCGAGCTCGGCGCCACGCCCGCCCAGCTCGCCCTCGCGTTCGCGCTGTCCAACCCCGACACCGCGACGGTGCTCTGCGGCGCCACGCGGCCCGAGCAGGTGGCCGACAACGCCGCCGCGGCAGACCTGCTGGCGCGCCTGGACACGCACCAGATCGCCCGGTTGCGCGGGATCGGCGCCTGAGAGCCTGTTGAACCTCCCCGCCGCGCGAGAGAGATCAACAGACTCCTGACCGGCGCGCGCCCGCCGCTGCGCGTACGGCTCCAGGCCGTCCTGCGCCACGTGGCGATGCGCGACGCCCGCCGGCGTGAGCACCGAGTCGCTCGCCGCCGGTCTGCGCGGTCGTGGTGCGGGACTCGATCGTCAGCCCCAGGCGGGGCACCTCCAGCACGTCGCCCGGCTGCGCCATCGCTCTCTCCCTTGCTCGCTGCGCCCCCGACGCCATCGATGTCGCAGCGGCGCTCCTCCGGATCACCGCGCGACCGAGCCGAGCACCTCGACCGCGCGCTCGTATTGCGACGCGGTGATCGAGACATGCGACTGCTGGCTCATCGAGCGCGGCGCCACGCCGGCCCCCTGCACCGGCGGGGCATCCGAGAGCCGGGGCACCACGAGCAGCGGCTCGACCGCGATCGCCCAGGGC from Capillimicrobium parvum encodes the following:
- a CDS encoding polyprenyl synthetase family protein, whose product is MALSEYPEHLRGLVEDYLAELRFTDGTPTEGLEEAMRYSLLAGGKRIRPVLALATARALRRDEREVLPLAAALELIHTYSLIHDDLPAMDDDDLRRGRPTCHVAYGEDVAILAGDALYAEAFRHVLTHQTGDPQCVIDALAHLATATGVNGMVGGQYLDVSADHPDLRELHALKTGRLIGASIQCIALLSGADADRWRPYCAELGVLFQIVDDILDVTGTDDALGKPQGSDERHGKRTYVSEFGLAGARTMAETSHANARAALAAAAPNGALELEHITDFIYTRTS
- a CDS encoding transcription antitermination factor NusB; protein product: MARRSDQRRAAVFAVYQHDLTGRPLADTLERDAPIFTRALAHATEDYSEDADAIIARHAKGWTIDRIAPLEKAIMRVALTEILHPDAVPGDAPIPPEGAIEEAVKTAKTYAGAQAPKFVNGILAAALREMREDCTP
- the efp gene encoding elongation factor P → MVSTNQFKNGNHIDVEGTVFKILEFQHVKPGKGGAFVRTKLRRASDGNVIDRTFRAGEKFRAVRTEARKMQFLYADGTDAHFMDSASYEQLAIPEPAVKDALRWTKPSDEVDVLFIDDQPSDLQLPSSVELEVTDTEPGLRGDTASGGGNKPATLETGAVVQVPLFVNVGDRVKVQTASGDYMSRA
- a CDS encoding GNAT family N-acetyltransferase: MPVSAASVPPGVSLRAATVEDAEALGRCVIDGFAGYRAFAPAGWEPPPMAEEVAHVRRLLRSRQHWCLIAERDGALVGQIAVLPAALSGMPVDDASLAHLRNLFVHPDQWGSGLARVLHRAGVEASRERGFAAMRLFTPAAHGRARRFYEREGWQPAGEEFHAPGPDLVLIEYRLELSRPRR
- a CDS encoding aldo/keto reductase, which gives rise to MLHRSLGHSGLDVSVIALGSWQTYERIPREQGAAVLNEARAAGIDFLEVARYNDMTGTAPIPTGYSEVVFGEVFRASDYGRDEVTIAGKLWWEFWPEQDAAQELDASLERTGLDHLDFIYSDPPPAELPLEEVVAQIGALLAAGRARAWGIVNWQADRLAEAGRIARAQGVPTPCAAQLPYSLVSRDWVEGQAMVDALQACEASVVASYTLAGGILTGKYADGAAQGRMAGELGDERWRPARAAAQALRERAAELGATPAQLALAFALSNPDTATVLCGATRPEQVADNAAAADLLARLDTHQIARLRGIGA